A genomic segment from Tessaracoccus defluvii encodes:
- a CDS encoding DUF3224 domain-containing protein — protein sequence MGIEASFEIEITPADAVLPGTGRFDFTKEWSGAAAGTSSGVMLSAGDPASGTAGYVALETFDGVLDGRSGTLAFQQFGRMESGAQELRYEIVPGSGTGELADVGGTLALAIDDDGVHHVTFSLR from the coding sequence GTGGGCATCGAAGCCAGCTTTGAGATCGAGATCACCCCGGCAGACGCCGTGCTCCCCGGCACGGGACGCTTCGACTTCACGAAGGAGTGGTCCGGGGCGGCGGCCGGTACCAGTTCCGGCGTCATGTTGAGCGCCGGTGACCCAGCCAGCGGAACCGCGGGCTACGTGGCCCTCGAGACATTCGACGGCGTCCTCGATGGACGCTCAGGGACCCTGGCCTTCCAGCAGTTCGGCCGGATGGAGTCCGGTGCGCAGGAGCTCCGGTACGAGATCGTCCCCGGCTCAGGGACGGGCGAACTCGCCGACGTCGGCGGGACGCTGGCGCTCGCCATCGACGACGACGGTGTGCACCACGTGACGTTCTCGCTGCGCTGA
- a CDS encoding L-rhamnose mutarotase: MRRYCFIGRVDPANLVAYREAHARVWPELLRELKAAGWNNYSLHLGDDGLLVGYAESDDLDAAQAKVAATDVNRRWQAEMARLFATEGAPDEAWVHLDEVFHLETQLAAAGE, encoded by the coding sequence GTGCGTCGCTACTGCTTCATCGGCCGGGTCGATCCGGCCAACCTGGTCGCCTACCGCGAGGCCCATGCCCGCGTCTGGCCCGAGTTGCTCCGCGAACTGAAGGCGGCCGGCTGGAACAACTACTCACTGCATCTCGGCGACGACGGTCTCCTGGTCGGGTACGCCGAGTCGGATGACCTCGATGCGGCGCAGGCGAAGGTCGCTGCCACCGACGTCAACCGCCGTTGGCAGGCCGAGATGGCGCGGCTCTTCGCGACCGAGGGCGCCCCGGACGAGGCGTGGGTCCACCTGGACGAGGTCTTCCACCTGGAGACACAGCTGGCGGCCGCCGGCGAGTGA
- a CDS encoding ABC transporter ATP-binding protein, whose product MGSSRIAALNNVDLTVPRGSFTAIVGTSGSGKSTLLNMLAGLEKPTAGEVYVAGQPLHRFSEAQLVAYRRQQVGFIFQSFNLLPTLTALDNVALPLSFQGMPKARRRARARAVLTQLGLGQHLHHKPTQLSGGQQQRVGIARALAVNPTIVFADEPTGNLDSRTAERILTLFRNVIARYNQTWIMVTHDQHIASFADTVVSIGDGRITGIHTNTTPEPGARS is encoded by the coding sequence GTGGGTTCCTCCAGAATCGCGGCCCTCAACAACGTCGACCTCACGGTGCCGCGCGGATCGTTCACGGCGATCGTCGGCACGTCGGGATCCGGCAAGTCCACGCTCCTGAACATGCTGGCGGGCCTGGAGAAGCCGACCGCCGGCGAGGTCTACGTCGCCGGCCAGCCTCTGCATCGCTTTTCCGAGGCCCAGCTCGTCGCCTACCGGCGCCAGCAGGTCGGGTTCATCTTCCAGTCGTTCAATCTGCTCCCCACCCTGACCGCCCTCGACAACGTCGCCCTGCCGCTGTCGTTCCAGGGCATGCCGAAGGCCCGTCGTCGTGCCAGGGCACGGGCCGTGCTGACACAACTCGGCCTGGGGCAGCACCTGCACCACAAGCCCACGCAGCTCTCGGGCGGGCAGCAGCAGCGGGTCGGCATCGCGCGGGCCCTGGCCGTCAACCCGACCATCGTGTTCGCCGACGAACCCACCGGCAACCTGGACTCGCGCACCGCGGAGCGGATCCTCACCCTGTTCCGCAACGTCATCGCCCGCTACAACCAGACGTGGATCATGGTCACCCACGACCAGCACATCGCCTCGTTCGCCGACACCGTCGTCTCCATCGGCGACGGCCGGATCACCGGCATCCACACCAACACCACCCCCGAACCGGGAGCCCGCTCATGA
- a CDS encoding COG1361 family protein: MSFRALPALEAKPYPLTITVEYEDGNANPFTATETLAIEVNQELRVDSSMPSVVPQGLMVGQQGSLTFSIQNQGKAKLFNARVTVAEGQAIAAVDHFVGTIEPGASGAVDVTVTANEVSMAPVELVISYEDVNGEPFSLTRQIEVPVMEEVGPVDPGFPEEPMPEEMGFPWLPVIVGVVLLGGVAAVITMVVVSRRRRAAREDEASLAALSGDPLITDDWQ, from the coding sequence ATGTCGTTTCGGGCACTTCCCGCGCTGGAGGCCAAGCCGTACCCGCTGACGATCACGGTCGAGTACGAGGACGGCAACGCCAACCCGTTCACCGCGACGGAGACTCTCGCGATCGAGGTCAACCAGGAGCTCCGCGTCGACTCCTCCATGCCCTCCGTCGTCCCCCAGGGGTTGATGGTCGGCCAGCAGGGCTCGCTGACGTTCTCGATCCAGAACCAGGGCAAGGCCAAGCTCTTCAACGCCCGGGTGACCGTCGCCGAGGGCCAGGCCATCGCTGCTGTCGACCACTTCGTCGGGACGATCGAGCCGGGCGCGAGTGGCGCCGTCGACGTCACAGTGACGGCGAACGAGGTCTCCATGGCACCGGTCGAGCTGGTGATCTCCTACGAGGACGTCAACGGCGAACCGTTCAGCCTCACCAGACAGATCGAGGTGCCGGTCATGGAGGAGGTGGGGCCCGTCGATCCCGGCTTCCCGGAGGAGCCGATGCCCGAGGAGATGGGGTTCCCGTGGCTCCCCGTCATCGTCGGCGTCGTGCTGCTCGGCGGGGTGGCTGCGGTGATCACCATGGTGGTCGTCTCACGCAGGCGTCGCGCCGCGCGCGAGGACGAGGCGTCTCTCGCCGCCCTGTCCGGCGACCCGCTCATCACCGACGACTGGCAGTAG
- a CDS encoding ABC transporter permease: MRFSDLLGTGLASLRQRPFRTLLTVLGVVIGTAAVVVMVSLGIGMTQGYTQSVEENPGLRQVRIYSVPQDAVQMGLPTAVNQELVTYLASYPGVEAAWPTYNVEAMATVDGHTTYLSVTGVPHEAIVSRNIDFEWGDFPQQGSLGLVLGDQIGLSLFYDEITGMPIEVDFQTSTLFLQFGAMPEGPGFPGEAPPEETPKPKKLIMPIAGVRAHDEANPYGMDSFAIFAELDPLVDTLKKAMPGKPLPNQPSTADGKPMPGFVYSEIVLETTDPGAAEALMTSLRSEGWDAQSEIEWIKQAQQQALLIQAVFGGIGFISLLVAAIGIANTMMMSVYERTKEIGVMKVMGAALGDIRKIFLFESATLGFFGGLVGVLLSVGGSALINAIFGSALGGEGGPQSISLIPPWLMLGALAFSTLIGTLAGLLPAVRASRLSPLAAIRSQ; this comes from the coding sequence ATGCGTTTCTCGGATCTGCTGGGGACCGGGCTGGCCAGCCTGCGCCAGCGGCCGTTCCGCACCCTGCTCACGGTGCTCGGGGTCGTCATCGGGACGGCGGCCGTCGTCGTCATGGTGTCGCTCGGCATCGGCATGACGCAGGGCTACACGCAGTCCGTCGAGGAGAACCCCGGCCTGCGTCAGGTCCGCATCTACTCCGTTCCGCAGGACGCGGTCCAGATGGGGTTGCCGACCGCCGTCAATCAGGAGCTCGTCACGTACCTGGCCAGCTACCCCGGCGTCGAGGCAGCCTGGCCCACCTACAACGTCGAGGCGATGGCCACCGTCGACGGCCACACCACGTACCTTTCTGTCACCGGCGTCCCCCACGAGGCGATCGTCTCCCGCAACATCGACTTCGAGTGGGGTGACTTCCCGCAGCAGGGCTCGCTCGGGCTCGTCCTCGGCGACCAGATCGGGCTCAGTCTCTTCTACGACGAGATCACCGGCATGCCGATCGAGGTCGACTTCCAGACCTCGACGCTGTTCCTCCAGTTCGGCGCCATGCCGGAGGGACCAGGATTCCCCGGCGAGGCGCCTCCTGAGGAGACCCCGAAGCCGAAGAAGCTGATCATGCCCATCGCGGGCGTGCGGGCACACGACGAGGCCAATCCCTACGGCATGGACTCCTTCGCGATCTTCGCCGAGCTCGACCCACTGGTCGACACGCTCAAGAAGGCGATGCCCGGCAAGCCGCTGCCGAACCAGCCGTCCACAGCAGACGGCAAGCCGATGCCGGGATTCGTGTACTCCGAGATCGTGCTGGAGACGACCGACCCCGGCGCCGCCGAGGCGCTCATGACGTCGCTGCGCTCCGAGGGGTGGGACGCGCAGAGCGAGATCGAGTGGATCAAGCAGGCCCAACAGCAGGCACTGCTGATCCAGGCAGTGTTCGGCGGCATCGGGTTCATCTCGCTGCTCGTGGCCGCGATCGGCATCGCCAACACGATGATGATGAGCGTGTACGAGCGGACCAAGGAGATCGGCGTCATGAAGGTGATGGGTGCCGCACTGGGCGACATCCGCAAGATCTTCCTGTTCGAGTCGGCGACCCTCGGCTTCTTCGGCGGCCTGGTGGGTGTGCTGCTGAGTGTGGGCGGCTCGGCCCTGATCAACGCCATCTTCGGCTCCGCGCTGGGCGGCGAGGGCGGTCCGCAGTCCATCTCCCTCATCCCGCCATGGCTGATGTTGGGCGCGCTGGCCTTCTCGACGCTGATCGGCACACTGGCAGGGCTGCTCCCCGCCGTCCGCGCTTCACGGCTGTCGCCGCTGGCCGCGATCCGCAGCCAGTAA